From Impatiens glandulifera unplaced genomic scaffold, dImpGla2.1, whole genome shotgun sequence, a single genomic window includes:
- the LOC124918387 gene encoding translation initiation factor IF-2-like, whose protein sequence is MQVPVYTSPKIERFPANCPTPPRENAEPIESSEGAEPNLTEQSPPPQPEVPVSDFTKEWVEDRLQKLEASTSERIDDRIQEFDDKAVQPFKNRQQRILDSALKFADVTRHLLERNQERFSELGEGLQEEAVQRDKFVQRTAILEDVTSDLKKDFDRLERDTDQRLTAMSVDLVGTTLDRVNAVAAAVAADAQVAKRIQDALDAEMSKEKEAPRPTPLIEEEAEAERLRIAEAKYPGFAEKVAAQAAEDAARLEREARRLDGFAEENKKKKAVASASAPKKRKREAPKKEALKKVQIAELLREVSKPVIPSASQQADQIEDEVEEQLRSQSTRRRSSEPTGQQQPKKKKSLYDFTDSD, encoded by the exons ATGCAGGTACCGGTATATACTTCTCCCAAGATCGAAAGGTTTCCAGCTAACtgcccaacacctccaagggagaatGCGGAACCGATAGAATCCAGTGAAGGAGCCGAACCAAATCTCACCGAGCAATCTCCTCCCCCACAGCCGGAAGTCCCTGTTTCAGACTTTACTAAAGAgtgggttgaggaccgacttcaaaagcttgaagcatccacatcGGAACGGATTGATGACCGTATCCAAGAGTTCGATGACAAAGCGGTTCAACCATTCAAAAACAGACAACAAAGAATATTGGACTCGGCCCTCAAGTTCGCCGACGTCACAAGGCATCTTCTGGAGAGAAATCAAGAACGATTCTCGGAACTTGGCGAAGGTCTGCAGGAAGAGGCGGTTCAGCGCGATAAATTTGTTCAGCGAACTGCAATTCTGGAGGACGTAACCTCCGATTTAAAGAAAGATTTCGACCGGCTTGAGAGAGATACAGATCAACGGTTGACTGCGATGAGTGTTGATCTGGTCGGCACGACACTTGACCGG GTGAACGCGGTCGCCGCGGCtgtagcggctgatgctcaagtaGCTAAAAGgatccaggatgcgctggatgccgaaATGAGTAAAGAAAAGGAGGCACCGCGTCCCACTCCACTCATCgaagaagaagcagaggccgagcGACTTCGAATTGCAGAGGCTAAGTACCCAGGGTTTGCTGAGAAAGTAGCCGCTcaggctgcggaggatgccgcacggttggaaagggaaGCACGGAGGCTGGACGGCTTCGCCgaagaaaacaagaagaagaaggcggtcGCCTCCGCCTCAGCGCCGAAAAAGCGGAAGAGGGAGGCTCCTAAGAAGGAGGCCCTTAAGAAGGTTCAAATTGCCGAGCTGCTCAGAGAGGTCTCTAAACCGGTCATCCCGAGTGCATCGCAGCAGGCCGACCAAATCGAAGATGAAGTCGAAGAGCAACTGCGGTCCCAGTCTACAAGACGACGATCTTCCGAACCGACCGGTcaacagcaaccgaagaaaaagaagagcctATATGACTTCACGGACTCTGATTAG